The following proteins come from a genomic window of Thiothrix winogradskyi:
- the infA gene encoding translation initiation factor IF-1 has product MAKEDYIEMEGIVQETLPNTTFRVQLDNGHVVNAHISGRMRKNYIRILTGDRVTVQLTPYDLTKGRISYRNK; this is encoded by the coding sequence ATGGCGAAAGAAGATTACATTGAAATGGAAGGCATTGTGCAGGAAACCCTGCCTAATACGACTTTCCGCGTTCAGCTAGACAATGGTCACGTGGTTAATGCCCACATTTCCGGGCGTATGCGTAAGAACTACATCCGCATTTTGACCGGCGACCGCGTTACCGTACAGCTCACCCCTTACGATCTTACCAAAGGTCGCATTAGCTACCGCAACAAATAA
- the fabD gene encoding ACP S-malonyltransferase codes for MTIAGIFPGQGSQSLGMLATLSADFAEVRDTFQEASDVLGRDLWQLTQEGPEAALNSTENTQPLMLAAGVAVWRVWLKQGGCQPVALAGHSLGEYSALVAAGVLNFTDAVALVAERARLMQSAVADGEGAMAAVLGLDDAQIVAACAQAAQGEVVEAVNFNSPGQVVIAGNATAIERAIQVATEMGAKKAIKLSVSVPSHCALMLPAATQLATQLAATTVNAAQIPVLHNVDAQTRTTADEMRSALAQQLYRPVRWVDTIQALQHTYGATAAIEFGPGKVLTGLNKRIDRKLGAVCILDSKTLEEALKLCEEAGA; via the coding sequence ATGACTATTGCGGGTATTTTTCCGGGGCAGGGTTCGCAGTCACTCGGTATGCTGGCGACCTTGAGCGCAGACTTTGCGGAAGTGCGTGACACTTTCCAAGAAGCTTCTGACGTGTTGGGGCGTGATTTGTGGCAATTGACTCAGGAAGGGCCTGAAGCCGCACTCAATAGCACTGAAAATACCCAGCCGTTAATGTTGGCTGCTGGTGTCGCCGTCTGGCGTGTTTGGCTGAAACAAGGGGGATGTCAGCCAGTTGCCTTAGCTGGGCATAGTTTGGGTGAATATTCCGCGCTGGTAGCAGCGGGTGTATTGAATTTTACAGATGCGGTGGCGTTAGTCGCAGAACGTGCCCGCCTGATGCAATCGGCAGTGGCAGACGGCGAAGGGGCAATGGCTGCGGTTCTGGGGTTGGATGATGCGCAAATTGTGGCAGCTTGTGCGCAAGCAGCTCAAGGCGAAGTCGTCGAGGCGGTGAATTTCAACTCACCGGGACAGGTTGTGATTGCGGGGAATGCGACTGCGATTGAGCGAGCCATTCAAGTGGCAACGGAAATGGGTGCGAAAAAAGCCATCAAATTGTCCGTGAGTGTGCCTTCTCATTGTGCACTGATGCTGCCTGCTGCAACGCAGTTGGCGACTCAATTAGCGGCTACCACGGTTAATGCGGCGCAAATTCCCGTGCTGCATAACGTCGATGCGCAAACCCGCACCACTGCGGATGAGATGCGCAGCGCTTTAGCACAACAACTCTATCGCCCGGTGCGCTGGGTTGATACGATCCAAGCATTGCAGCATACCTATGGCGCGACGGCGGCGATTGAGTTTGGTCCCGGTAAGGTGTTGACGGGTCTGAATAAACGGATCGACCGTAAACTTGGTGCGGTATGCATCCTAGATAGCAAAACATTGGAAGAAGCATTAAAACTTTGTGAGGAGGCGGGAGCGTAA
- the mltG gene encoding endolytic transglycosylase MltG: MKLLFKLISLLIIAAIATVGFLAWYQYQHFQETPIAVTPDNALFEIKPGSNIRQVAKQLAEKKLIEHELLFFAHARITGKATQIKAGEYQLEPGMTPDDVLQKFVSGQVLQYQLTILEGKTFKDILADIRKHPNIEQTLGDADEQAIMRQLGAPEGMSPEGWFYPDTYSFPRKTTDLAFLQRSYKAMQTYLQKAWEGREPHPHIKTPYEALILASIVEKETGLPEERPLVAKVFLNRLDLGMLLQTDPTVIYGIGEKYDGNIRKTDLQTDTPYNTYTRAGLTPTPIATPSKAAIDAVMHPADNRKVLYFVATTPGGASHFSETLDEHNQAVRQYILNRNKTKESQP, from the coding sequence ATGAAACTGTTATTCAAATTAATCAGCCTTTTAATCATTGCCGCGATAGCCACCGTTGGATTTTTAGCGTGGTATCAGTACCAGCATTTTCAGGAAACCCCTATTGCGGTAACGCCGGACAATGCCCTATTTGAAATCAAACCGGGCAGCAATATCCGTCAAGTCGCCAAACAGTTAGCAGAAAAAAAGCTCATCGAACATGAATTGCTATTTTTTGCTCATGCACGTATCACTGGCAAAGCGACGCAAATCAAAGCAGGGGAGTACCAACTTGAACCCGGCATGACGCCAGATGATGTCTTGCAGAAATTTGTGTCCGGTCAGGTACTGCAATACCAACTAACGATTTTGGAAGGCAAAACCTTTAAGGATATTTTGGCAGACATACGCAAACACCCTAATATTGAGCAAACCTTAGGTGATGCGGATGAGCAAGCGATTATGCGTCAATTGGGCGCACCGGAAGGCATGTCTCCAGAAGGTTGGTTTTATCCAGACACCTACAGTTTTCCGCGCAAAACCACCGATTTAGCTTTTTTACAGCGCAGTTATAAAGCCATGCAAACCTATTTGCAGAAAGCTTGGGAAGGGCGCGAACCACACCCGCATATTAAAACCCCTTACGAAGCCTTGATTTTGGCATCTATTGTGGAAAAAGAAACGGGTTTGCCTGAAGAGCGCCCCTTAGTGGCAAAAGTATTTTTAAATCGCCTTGATCTAGGGATGTTGCTGCAAACTGACCCTACGGTGATTTATGGCATTGGCGAGAAATATGACGGCAATATTCGCAAAACTGACCTGCAAACCGATACTCCCTACAACACTTACACACGAGCTGGTTTGACACCGACACCGATTGCTACCCCCAGTAAGGCGGCGATTGATGCGGTGATGCACCCGGCTGACAATCGCAAGGTGTTGTATTTTGTGGCGACGACCCCCGGTGGCGCATCCCATTTCTCAGAAACCCTCGATGAACATAATCAAGCCGTGCGTCAATACATCCTCAATCGAAATAAAACCAAGGAATCACAACCATGA
- the tmk gene encoding dTMP kinase: MKRGVFITLEGGEGAGKSTNVPWIADYLRSQGKTVLVTREPGGTEVAEAIREVLLSPELPGMNADTELLLMFAARNEHLQTKILPALARGEWVICDRFTDATYAYQGYGRGIALSRIAALEQWVQGDVRPDYVILFDIDVATGMARAQARGRADRFEQEHAAFFERIRDGYLQRAAEMPARYPVIQAAQARVNVREQLQQVLGRIIAGNGA, from the coding sequence ATGAAGCGCGGTGTTTTTATTACGCTGGAAGGCGGCGAAGGTGCCGGTAAAAGCACCAACGTGCCGTGGATAGCGGACTATTTGCGCTCCCAAGGCAAGACCGTGTTAGTGACCCGCGAACCCGGTGGTACAGAAGTCGCAGAAGCGATCCGTGAGGTATTGCTATCCCCTGAGTTGCCGGGAATGAATGCGGATACCGAATTGTTACTCATGTTTGCCGCTCGTAATGAACACTTGCAAACCAAGATTTTACCTGCCTTGGCACGGGGTGAATGGGTGATTTGCGACCGTTTTACCGATGCAACTTACGCTTATCAAGGCTATGGGCGTGGTATTGCTTTATCGCGCATTGCGGCGTTAGAACAGTGGGTGCAAGGCGATGTACGCCCTGATTACGTGATTTTGTTTGATATTGATGTGGCAACTGGGATGGCAAGGGCACAAGCGCGTGGTCGTGCTGACCGTTTTGAGCAGGAACATGCGGCATTTTTCGAGCGTATCCGTGATGGTTATCTGCAAAGGGCAGCGGAGATGCCAGCTCGTTACCCTGTCATTCAAGCCGCACAAGCGCGTGTAAACGTCCGGGAGCAATTGCAGCAGGTATTGGGGCGTATTATTGCTGGGAATGGCGCGTGA
- a CDS encoding PilZ domain-containing protein, with protein MDDTQQAHHKHPRGEGNPASLSMAIAEKSALHASYMPFIKDGGLFVPTTEKFGLHDEVVLHLRLVEDGKKLLIPGRVVWISPGIGQRGTSPGVGLQFTGEHRFRVKQFIEEMLGDLLKQPASNPAY; from the coding sequence ATGGACGATACCCAGCAGGCGCACCACAAGCATCCCAGAGGGGAAGGCAATCCAGCCAGCCTATCCATGGCTATTGCCGAAAAATCAGCATTACACGCCAGCTATATGCCGTTTATCAAAGATGGTGGACTGTTTGTGCCGACCACCGAAAAGTTCGGATTGCACGATGAAGTGGTGTTGCACCTGCGCTTGGTCGAGGATGGTAAAAAGTTGCTGATTCCGGGGCGAGTTGTGTGGATTTCACCGGGGATTGGGCAGCGTGGCACAAGCCCTGGCGTTGGTTTGCAATTTACCGGGGAACACCGCTTCCGCGTCAAACAATTCATTGAAGAAATGTTGGGTGATCTTTTGAAACAACCCGCATCGAATCCTGCTTATTAA
- a CDS encoding aminodeoxychorismate synthase component I, with protein MHTQTFKGEYDLLALHSQNPARYPFLLESVATSPLSRYSLLFAFPQECIRLDHLAESSFCECLDGAWSKKEETPPSLPLSGEGQEMPFRGGWFLYLGYELVGQLEPTLQLPDTPVGLPIALAVRIPAAVIVDHLRGETIVVAEEGFAEAFAEIQTDMAATNVETQNFASLQVQIAEDLLEQFTAGVERIREYIAAGDVFQVNLSRAWRGDIRSEHSAADVYRLLRKTNPAPFACLADFGEFAIISSSPERLVRVQAGRVDTRPIAGTRPRGADPERDQALLEELIAHPKERAEHIMLIDLERNDLGRICEYGTVNVDELMVVESYQHVHHIVSNIQGTLREGITPGQIIRAVFPGGTITGCPKVRCMEIIAELEQTGRGAYTGSVGYLNHNGDMDLNILIRTMTLQGKQLQFRTGAGIVMDSVAPNELKETRHKARGLLRALGHDMG; from the coding sequence TTGCACACGCAAACCTTCAAGGGCGAGTACGATTTACTCGCCCTGCATTCACAAAATCCCGCCCGTTATCCTTTCCTGCTGGAAAGTGTCGCTACATCCCCATTATCCCGTTACAGCTTGCTGTTTGCGTTTCCGCAGGAATGTATTCGTCTGGATCATTTGGCGGAGAGCAGTTTTTGTGAATGCTTGGATGGAGCGTGGAGCAAGAAGGAAGAAACCCCTCCTAGCCTCCCCTTATCAGGGGAGGGACAAGAGATGCCGTTCCGGGGGGGGTGGTTTCTTTATCTTGGTTATGAATTGGTTGGGCAATTGGAGCCTACTTTGCAATTGCCGGATACACCAGTGGGTTTGCCGATTGCGTTAGCGGTACGTATTCCAGCGGCGGTGATCGTGGATCATTTACGTGGTGAGACGATCGTTGTCGCTGAAGAGGGGTTTGCTGAAGCTTTTGCTGAAATACAGACAGATATGGCAGCAACGAACGTAGAGACGCAAAATTTTGCGTCGCTACAGGTGCAAATTGCCGAAGATCTGCTGGAGCAATTTACCGCTGGGGTTGAGCGTATCCGCGAGTACATCGCGGCGGGGGATGTGTTTCAGGTGAATTTATCGCGGGCATGGCGTGGCGACATACGGTCGGAACATTCTGCGGCTGACGTTTACCGCTTACTGCGTAAAACCAACCCCGCTCCATTTGCCTGTCTGGCAGATTTTGGCGAATTTGCGATCATTAGTTCTTCCCCTGAACGTTTGGTCAGGGTGCAAGCGGGTAGGGTGGATACACGCCCGATTGCGGGTACACGCCCACGCGGTGCTGACCCTGAACGTGATCAAGCTTTGTTGGAAGAGCTGATTGCACACCCCAAAGAACGCGCTGAACACATTATGTTGATTGACTTAGAGCGCAACGATTTGGGGCGTATTTGTGAATACGGCACAGTCAATGTCGACGAATTAATGGTGGTGGAAAGCTATCAACACGTCCACCACATTGTTTCCAATATTCAGGGAACATTGCGGGAAGGCATTACGCCGGGGCAAATAATCCGCGCTGTCTTCCCCGGTGGCACGATTACTGGCTGCCCAAAAGTGCGCTGCATGGAAATCATTGCCGAACTGGAACAAACCGGCAGAGGCGCTTACACCGGCTCGGTCGGCTATCTGAATCACAACGGCGATATGGATTTGAATATCCTGATTCGCACCATGACGCTGCAAGGCAAACAGTTACAATTTCGCACGGGTGCGGGCATCGTCATGGATTCGGTTGCCCCCAACGAACTCAAGGAAACCCGCCATAAAGCGCGAGGTTTGCTGCGGGCGCTCGGTCATGATATGGGTTAA
- the fabG gene encoding 3-oxoacyl-ACP reductase FabG, producing the protein MDSLISLQGEIALVTGASRGIGRSIAEMLGKAGATVVGTATSEKGAEAISAYLAAAGIVGKGMVLNVADKDSIESVTKAVTGEFGGISVLVNNAGITRDNLLMRMKDEEWDDIIATNLTSVYRMSKVCMRGMTKAKKGRIISISSVVGASGNPGQTNYAAAKAGLVGFSKSLAREIGSRNITVNVVAPGFIDTDMTRELSEEQRSHLLQNIPLSRLGQPNEIAGAVLFLASSLGAYITGETIHVNGGMYMA; encoded by the coding sequence ATGGATTCACTCATCAGTTTACAGGGTGAAATCGCCCTAGTGACCGGCGCAAGCCGAGGTATCGGGCGTAGCATTGCAGAAATGTTAGGCAAAGCGGGCGCAACCGTTGTCGGCACGGCGACCAGTGAAAAAGGTGCTGAAGCCATTTCCGCCTATTTAGCCGCTGCGGGTATTGTGGGCAAAGGAATGGTGTTGAATGTTGCCGACAAAGATTCCATCGAATCCGTCACTAAAGCGGTAACTGGGGAATTCGGTGGTATCAGTGTGCTGGTGAATAATGCTGGCATTACCCGCGATAACTTGTTGATGCGCATGAAGGATGAGGAATGGGATGACATTATTGCTACCAACCTGACATCGGTGTACCGCATGAGCAAGGTGTGTATGCGCGGCATGACCAAAGCCAAAAAAGGGCGCATTATCTCGATTTCATCCGTGGTGGGTGCGTCCGGGAATCCGGGGCAAACCAACTACGCCGCCGCCAAAGCTGGTTTGGTCGGGTTTTCCAAATCACTGGCTCGCGAAATCGGTTCACGCAACATTACGGTGAATGTGGTTGCGCCGGGGTTCATTGATACGGATATGACCCGCGAATTGTCCGAAGAGCAGCGCAGTCATTTGCTGCAAAATATCCCACTAAGCCGCTTAGGGCAACCCAATGAAATTGCCGGAGCTGTGTTGTTTTTAGCGTCCTCTTTGGGTGCATACATCACAGGCGAGACAATTCATGTCAACGGTGGTATGTATATGGCTTAA
- the holB gene encoding DNA polymerase III subunit delta', whose product MNAYPWQIPVWQRLQQAKADNHLHHALLFSGEDGCGNEEFLAALANSLLCLNPDSDGGACGQCRSCQVQAAKAHPDFMAVKLLEDKQSILIEQIRELNYFLGLSRSYSPRRLVIIQPAERMNVNAANSLLKSLEEPAPDTHILLLTAHPGLLLPTIRSRCQAVRLPLPTHQQALAWLQPQTLQHPIESLLETALGRPLIALALDATDTLSHRSQWLVHLTQCLQGQGNITEISAYWEKFDKVQLLDWQFTWLQTLLKQKANGKDAIITGELHHLHSLLKPRRLLSIYDKLLELKKLSTHPLNPRLFIESMLILWRT is encoded by the coding sequence GTGAACGCATACCCTTGGCAAATACCGGTATGGCAGCGTTTGCAACAAGCGAAAGCGGATAATCACTTGCATCATGCCTTATTGTTTAGCGGGGAAGATGGCTGTGGTAACGAGGAATTCCTTGCTGCTTTGGCTAACAGTTTATTGTGTTTAAATCCCGACAGTGACGGCGGTGCTTGTGGTCAGTGCCGTAGTTGTCAGGTGCAGGCAGCAAAGGCACACCCGGATTTCATGGCGGTGAAGCTATTAGAAGATAAGCAATCTATCCTGATTGAGCAGATTCGTGAACTGAACTATTTTTTGGGGTTGAGCCGCAGTTATAGCCCGCGTCGGCTTGTCATTATTCAACCTGCTGAGCGCATGAATGTCAATGCAGCTAATAGCCTATTGAAATCATTGGAAGAACCCGCTCCTGATACCCATATTTTGCTACTGACTGCACACCCCGGATTATTATTGCCGACGATTCGCAGCCGTTGCCAAGCGGTGCGTTTACCGTTGCCGACGCATCAACAGGCGCTGGCATGGTTGCAACCGCAAACTTTGCAACACCCCATCGAGTCATTATTGGAAACGGCTTTGGGCAGACCATTAATCGCATTGGCTTTGGATGCTACGGATACGTTGAGTCATCGGAGTCAATGGTTGGTGCATTTAACCCAATGCCTACAGGGGCAGGGTAACATTACCGAGATTTCGGCATATTGGGAAAAATTTGACAAAGTGCAGTTGTTAGACTGGCAGTTTACTTGGTTGCAAACACTGTTAAAACAAAAGGCTAACGGTAAAGATGCAATAATAACCGGTGAACTGCATCACTTGCATAGCTTGCTGAAACCCCGTCGCTTATTGAGCATATATGATAAATTACTTGAACTTAAGAAATTATCCACTCATCCTCTTAACCCCCGTTTATTCATCGAATCCATGCTAATATTGTGGCGCACATAA
- the acpP gene encoding acyl carrier protein, with translation MSDIEERVKKIVVEQLGVDEAEVKNSSSFIDDLGADSLDTVELVMALEEEFGAEIPDEDAEKITTVQAAIDYIKAQPQKG, from the coding sequence ATGAGCGATATAGAAGAACGCGTCAAGAAAATCGTTGTTGAACAATTAGGCGTTGATGAAGCTGAAGTAAAAAATTCATCTTCTTTCATTGACGATCTGGGCGCGGATTCTCTGGACACCGTTGAACTGGTTATGGCACTGGAAGAAGAATTCGGTGCTGAAATCCCTGATGAAGACGCAGAAAAGATCACCACTGTGCAAGCAGCTATTGATTATATCAAAGCTCAGCCACAAAAAGGTTAA
- the fabF gene encoding beta-ketoacyl-ACP synthase II, giving the protein MSKRRVVVTGLGIVSPVGSQLETAWDNIKAGRSGINRISPDLFDASAFSVQIAGNVKGFNADDYIKPKDQKKMDKFIHYGIGAGVEAIRDAGLEVTEENAERIGVLMGSGIGGLDTIERNYATFLNGGARKISPFFVPASIINMVAGNLSIMFGLKGPNMSIVSACATATHSIGDAARMISYGDADVMIAGGAEMGSTPLGIGGFAAARALSTRNDDPEAASRPWDKDRDGFVLGDGAGVLVLEEYEFAKKRGARIYCELVGYGMSSDAYHMTTPSEGGEGAARCMVNAMKDAGLNTTDVDYVNAHGTSTPAGDKAETMAVKRALGDHAYKVAVSSTKSMTGHLLGAAGGIEAVFSVLAIRDQILPPTINMDNQDPECDLDYVPNVARETAVTVAMSNSFGFGGTNGTLIFKKI; this is encoded by the coding sequence TTGTCTAAGCGACGTGTAGTAGTAACAGGTCTGGGTATTGTTTCACCTGTTGGTTCTCAGTTGGAAACAGCTTGGGACAATATCAAAGCTGGCCGCAGCGGGATTAACCGTATTAGTCCTGACCTGTTCGATGCCAGTGCCTTCAGTGTGCAGATTGCTGGTAACGTCAAAGGTTTTAATGCCGATGATTACATCAAGCCCAAAGACCAGAAAAAAATGGATAAATTTATCCATTACGGCATCGGTGCAGGCGTTGAAGCGATTCGCGATGCCGGTCTGGAAGTCACCGAAGAAAATGCAGAGCGCATTGGTGTACTGATGGGGTCAGGGATTGGTGGTTTGGATACCATTGAGCGCAATTATGCGACATTCCTCAATGGCGGGGCGCGGAAGATTTCCCCTTTCTTCGTGCCTGCCAGTATTATCAATATGGTGGCGGGTAATCTTTCCATCATGTTTGGCTTGAAAGGCCCGAATATGTCGATTGTGTCGGCTTGCGCTACCGCTACTCACAGTATCGGTGATGCCGCCCGCATGATTTCCTATGGCGATGCCGATGTCATGATTGCCGGTGGCGCAGAAATGGGGTCTACCCCGTTAGGCATCGGTGGTTTTGCCGCCGCTCGCGCCTTGTCTACCCGCAATGATGATCCCGAAGCGGCAAGTCGCCCGTGGGATAAGGATCGTGACGGTTTCGTCCTTGGCGATGGCGCTGGCGTTTTAGTGCTGGAAGAGTACGAATTTGCGAAAAAACGCGGCGCTCGGATTTACTGCGAACTGGTCGGTTACGGTATGAGCAGTGATGCTTACCACATGACCACGCCATCCGAAGGCGGTGAAGGTGCAGCACGTTGCATGGTGAATGCCATGAAAGATGCGGGCTTGAATACGACGGATGTTGATTATGTCAATGCACACGGCACATCGACCCCCGCTGGCGATAAAGCGGAAACAATGGCGGTAAAACGTGCGTTGGGTGATCATGCTTACAAAGTGGCAGTTAGTTCCACCAAGTCGATGACTGGGCACCTATTGGGTGCTGCGGGTGGTATTGAAGCGGTATTTAGCGTATTGGCTATCCGTGATCAGATTCTGCCGCCGACGATCAATATGGATAACCAAGATCCTGAGTGCGATTTGGACTATGTGCCAAACGTTGCCCGCGAAACCGCTGTCACGGTTGCCATGAGCAATTCGTTTGGCTTTGGTGGCACGAACGGAACCTTGATTTTCAAGAAAATCTAA
- the pabC gene encoding aminodeoxychorismate lyase → MIWVNGDIATHLPVTDRGLLYGDGVWETIGVQQGKPQLLDWHLQRLSAGLQALNISFPNLEAFRAEILAACVAQERATLKLIVTRGSGQRGYSPATTTEPTRILQLSPWANYPDNYTEQGIRLTLCETRLAHQPRLAGFKHLNRLEQVLARAEFGGDYQEGLVCDYDGNVIEGTMSNLFLIRTDGAICTPDLTQCGIAGVMRRYIIQTLEKFGSQCHIHTLTLKDVEQAHALFMTNSLIGLWPVREFSGKQYTIPPLLRDLQAAIHTLA, encoded by the coding sequence ATGATATGGGTTAACGGCGACATCGCGACGCATTTACCGGTCACGGATCGGGGTTTGCTGTACGGTGATGGCGTGTGGGAAACCATCGGTGTGCAACAAGGCAAGCCACAATTACTCGATTGGCATTTGCAACGCCTCAGTGCCGGTTTGCAAGCGTTGAATATCAGTTTTCCCAATCTTGAAGCATTCCGTGCGGAAATACTGGCTGCTTGTGTTGCGCAAGAACGTGCGACCCTCAAATTAATCGTCACGCGCGGCAGTGGGCAACGGGGTTACAGCCCAGCAACCACGACTGAACCAACCCGCATTCTGCAATTATCCCCTTGGGCAAACTACCCAGACAATTACACCGAACAGGGTATCCGTTTAACTTTGTGTGAAACCCGCTTAGCACATCAACCGCGTTTAGCCGGTTTCAAACACCTGAACCGCTTGGAACAAGTCTTAGCAAGGGCTGAATTCGGGGGTGATTATCAGGAAGGGCTGGTCTGCGATTATGACGGCAACGTCATCGAGGGGACGATGAGTAACCTGTTTTTGATACGTACCGATGGTGCAATCTGTACGCCTGATTTAACACAATGCGGCATTGCGGGCGTAATGCGGCGATATATTATTCAAACGCTTGAGAAATTCGGCAGTCAATGCCACATTCACACCTTAACGCTGAAGGACGTTGAACAGGCGCACGCACTCTTCATGACCAATTCCCTGATTGGTTTATGGCCTGTACGCGAGTTTTCCGGCAAACAGTACACCATACCGCCATTGCTTAGGGATTTGCAGGCGGCAATACACACACTAGCATGA
- a CDS encoding Uma2 family endonuclease translates to MALARQLAYLSVEAYLAGERESEIRHEYVEGVASAMAGASVNHNQITANVLTELRMHFKQTGVDCRPFSSDLLVRTGKDRYRYPDVVVVCDEQFLDDYSTESPVLIVEVLSKATRQRDRQVKRLEYLQLPSLQEYMLIEQDTVEVEVFRRSDSWRPSYYYWGDMVVLESVGLSLSVENIYERVRNEDVGRLLSGE, encoded by the coding sequence ATGGCATTGGCAAGACAACTGGCTTACCTGAGCGTTGAGGCGTATCTCGCGGGGGAACGTGAGAGCGAAATTCGCCACGAATACGTGGAGGGGGTTGCTTCTGCGATGGCGGGCGCAAGCGTGAACCATAACCAGATTACGGCTAATGTCCTGACCGAGTTGCGGATGCATTTCAAGCAAACGGGTGTGGATTGCCGCCCATTCAGCAGCGATTTGCTGGTGAGGACGGGCAAAGACCGCTACCGCTACCCCGATGTTGTGGTGGTGTGCGATGAGCAATTTCTGGATGACTATTCGACCGAATCCCCGGTGTTGATTGTGGAAGTGCTATCCAAAGCTACCCGCCAGCGTGACCGGCAAGTTAAACGGCTGGAGTATTTGCAATTGCCCAGTTTGCAGGAATACATGCTGATTGAGCAGGATACGGTAGAGGTGGAAGTTTTCCGCCGTAGCGATAGCTGGCGACCTTCGTATTATTATTGGGGGGATATGGTGGTGCTGGAATCGGTTGGGTTGAGTTTGAGTGTGGAAAATATTTATGAGCGGGTGCGGAATGAGGATGTTGGGCGTTTGTTGAGTGGGGAATGA